The Vitis vinifera cultivar Pinot Noir 40024 chromosome 16, ASM3070453v1 DNA segment TTTTGTTTCCAAGATCATAATGGTTTAAAGCGTAAGGTGAAGTATTTTGTAGgttattttattactattattataatTCTCACCGACAAGTGTGGActactaaaatttaaaagaagcatAGTATTAGCATAACAGGGGCAAGTTGCACAAGGGTGGCTGTAGTAATTGATGAATGGATAATGGCAGTGAGGTTATTATGAAAAGCTGATGGGATGACTGTTGTTCTAATATATGGTGGTGGGATGCTATTTGAGGGGGATTTTAAACTAACTGGTTTGGTGTTTGTGATGGTATACTTTTATGGTACtagaaatttaaatgaaataggCATCTATCATGTCTCTTAGAGTTACAATTCAGTCTGTTAGAAgtacaatattatttgaaaatgctTTGAGCTAGCAAAGATGGAGGAAGTGTTAGTGGTATTTTTTAGGtgttacaaattatttttgaaatttttggtaAAGTTTAGATAATGGATACAAGATTACTATTAAGccatcaattttaaattatggCCTTAATGATAGTTTTTGAATGAGGGCTGCTATTGGAAAACAACTTCTACCTTCTTGCTTTATAATGGTATCGGTGAGAATATATTAGGGGCATAAAGCCAGGCTATATTTAGTAAGCATCAACTCCATAAGTTATCTTACGGAAATCAATGAGAATCTTTCACTGTTTAGATCGTTAAATATTGTTCATTTTTCCTCATTAATTTAGTAGTTTATgctttttttattagttattttacAGAAATCTTTCTCTTTTGGTACAAGAAATCGTTTCTCTTGCTCCTTATTTCTCATGTCTTTTTCATGGGCTAGATACAATCTAATAGGGATGTTATGCTGGTCAACAGCAAATACAATGGCCCTGCTGTGAGAAATTGTGGGAATTGTATACCGTTTACTTCTTTCATTTAGCAATATTTAtactatttatttctttcatttagcAATATATCAACTTCTCATTAGGCTGTAGTGATCATATACTGTCTACTTTTTTTGTTTAGTAATATATCCATTTCTCATTAAGCTGTAAATTGTCCTGCATATTCCCTCGTGCTTGAAATTGTCAAAACCTCTAAACACCACCTTTATGGTTCTTGGATGAATATATCTTGATTCTTATCATATTACTAGTTGGACATGTTGAGCATGGTGATATGTCATGTGATTTCAATGCCCTTAGCTATGTATTCTTCAATGCAGGTGGATGATCGTGGATGCATTGACCTTAGTGGCCTCTTGAGAGTCACAACAGGGTATGGAAAAAATGGTATAAGCCTTCTCCAAGTAACTTTCTCCCTTACTGCAATTTACTTTCAAAATAGATGGCTTTAAATTTACAGGCAAGCAAAACAACAATGACATGGGGGCTCAGGGTCAGTGTTCTTGCAATATACATTATTAATGGgcaattctaaaatatattttcttctgTAGCTTTGTACCTTATCATGActgaatactttaaaaatagcTTTGAAAGTAAGTTCCGTAAATTTATCTCTCCAGAAATAAATGATATAGCATCATCAATCAATTTTGTGTGCTTTTTACTTCGGGGGATTGCTAATGATCCTTGCAGATATCTTCATGATGACTAAaagttttgaggattttagttttttttaggaTGAATCATATTGGTTTGGTGATTTCATTCTAATCACACTGCTTTGCAGTTTCCCTATCAGTTTTATCTGGTAACAAAGTAGTTTTCAAGCAAGAGTTGCAAACAGAGAAAAGAGAGCTAAGAGCTGCATCAATAGTAAGCaactctatttttttccctttctttgaCTACCTGTATTTCCCATAGTGTTTTACTTAGTTTCTTGATGTCAGGTACCTCAGTCTTGTGCTGCTGGGTCACAACTCGAAAATATTGTCTTCGAAATCATCAACTCTAAGGGTGAAGTTGATGAAACTGTTCATGAGGAAGAGAAACATGGACAATTCCATACGCTTACAATAATGTCTGATTCATTTTATTTGGATGGTTCTGTAAGATTCGCTTTCAGGAATGGACGCTGCATTATTCCTACTATTCCTCTCCCCCGAAAGCAAGGGGACTTCACCTTTCTAGCTGCTCACTCCTGTCATCCAGAGCTATCTTTGGCTGTCAAGGTTGAAACAATATTGTGTTACCTCTAATTATCACTTCTTCCACATTTATGAAGGTTGAATGTCATGTGCAGGTTTCTGTTGTGGAAGTCCTAAAAGTGAAGCAGGAAGATGTCCAACTTCAATATCCAAATGAAAACATGTTGCTCCTCCAGGATTCACCTGCTCCAAGGCATGTAGAGAACAGCCTAGTGGAGTCACTCATGAATGACGAGAAGGTGAAATGGCAGCTCAGCTCTTTTTTTATGGATGTACTAGTaccatatttcattttcttattccaGAAAGCAGTTCTTTCTGCTTTTGATGCCTTTGTTGAGGAAGGacctttgaatatttttattttcgatTCACTTAAATTCTATTTGTGATAATTTCTGTTCCTTTTCTTGAACATGATTTTCTTGCAGGAAATTGAGGATGACATTTGCAAAATTGGTTTGTTTATTGGAGATAATGAAAGGAAACTGGAATTGCTTCATAAACAGAAGGGAGATATTGAGCAATCCATTGAGAAATTGCAAGGTCAGGAACTGATTTCTGTCTTTTGGTTACTTTCTCTCCTCCAGTTGACATGGAAGTTTGAAAAGTATAACATAATGTTTCCTCTTCATCCAATATGGATTTTTGTTTATAAGATCTCACATTCACAGTCCATTCCAGTATAATTGGTACCAGAAAATTTGGTAATAGCACCTAACTGTCCCAAGTTGATTGGATCCACATCTGATGATTAAAACccaaagtttttctttttatcatttgaaGAATCCTTCATTTCTAACAGAAAATATCATTTCTCTATTGTTTAGGTTTCTCTTCCCTTTAGATTAATCATGGATATGTTCTCTTATTTCTCAAAACTTTCATAATTTTCCTTGTTTTGCATATCATCTGAACCATGGTCAATTTCATCCAGAAATGTTGTATATTCTCCCTCTTTATATTGAATTGTTgttctcataaaaaataaataataaacgaATCATTTGACATATTAATGTAATCAAGGTGCTATGTGTTTAGTCTTCATTGGGCAAGGTTACACTTACTGACAAAGTTATATACATTGAGGTCATGTTTGGATGTCtgacatgaatcaaatggctAGTTGATGTTACATTTCAAAACACAAAACTCATCCATCTGTATGCTGCCATGAAAGAACCAGGGTGCCTTTATTATAAGAATATAAGATCAGTTTTTTTAGTTCTTGAAATGAGCTGTTTCATTAGTTTACTCTTATTTCTTATGATGAACAACCCATTCCCTCACATGAAATGCTGtgagaataaaatatatactaGTTAGATTTCTTGAAGTGGGTAAATTTTgatctttttccattttccagCTTCTGTAGAATATGATTCATTCAACAACCATCGGGGCTACTTGTCTAAGAAAGAATCAGTGATgagatgcattgaaaaaaaggataaatcCGCAGCTGCTTTTTTCTGCAATCTTTCAAGAGAGATTCCATTCCAAGATCCAGTATCTCAGCTTATGAAAGATATAGTTGGTGTGGTTGCACTTCTTGCAACTGTTCGTATCAATCGGCTTGGCAGGTCATCTTCTTTCACATTCTACTTTTATAACCTATGAAGGAATAGGAAATTTTGAACTAGGACATAACCTGTCTAGATTTCTCCTTGTATGCAGGATGTTGGCTGAATATTTGGGTGAAGATCAAATGCTTGCAGTTGTGTGTAGATCCTATGAAGCTGCAAGTAAGCTTGAGAAGTATGAATGGGATGGAAAAGTAGACCGTGAACATGCTCTTTATGCAGTAGCAAAAACATTTGGAAAACCGATAAATGACCGGTTTCTTGTTATTTGCCTCGAGAATATAAGGTACCAGAGGTTTTTCCTTATTCCAAATTAAAAGTTGTTAGTGATTCTTAGCTGACTCATCCTTCTTTACGATCAGGTATTCCTATATAAGAAATTAGAACTTTGCCTTCCAagattgataaattatgttaaTATGAAAGCAATATATGCAAATAAACaatctttgaaaaatatttgaatgtgttaggtcttcagccattttttttttccaggcCTTACATAGGAGGGTTTCAGGACAATGATCCTCAGAGGAAGCTGAACATTCCAAATCCTATTTTACCCACTGGGGAGATGCCTCCAGGGTTCTTGGGGTATGCAGTTAACATGGTTGACCTAGAGTCCCATCATTTACTTACAAGGACCACTGCAGGGCATGGTCTTCGGGAGACATTGTTCTATTGTCTATTTGGTGAGCTGCAGGTTTATCAAACCAGGGAAGACATGAAGAAGGCTTGCTTCTATGCAAGACATGGTGCTGTTTCTCTTGATGGTGGGATTATGAAAGGAAATGGAGTCATTTCTTTTGGATGTAGGTATTTACACTGTTGCCTCTGCCCTCTCTCCCGCTCTTTCGTCCTAACGAGATAGTTTGCTTTGACCGATAAACACAGTGGTGTTCAGGACTCCCATAATTGCCTTTTTTAGACCACATACACATACAAGTATTGTAAGGATTGGGTTCGAGAAAAATGTGCAATGTATAACACTACTGAATAAGACCCCTCATCCATAAACATTTTTCTGTTTCAGGGAACCGCAAATATGGTTTCCAGTTGCTAACCTGGAATCAccaaaaaatgttagaatcctgGAAGTGATAGAGGAAAAGAGAACTTCTTTGAGGCTGGTCCACAATGAAATAGGCAAACTGACAAAAATCATTAACAAAGCTCAGAAGAAGTTACAGAAGAAAATTTCACGGTGTCGCAAGCTCATGGATCGCTTAGAACCCTGTATGAAAGGCCACTACCTGGAGTACAATACGAATACAATAAACAGCCTGGAAAACTCGCCAAAATGATCTGGTTTGCCCTTGATACTTTCTGTACAGCAACGTCTCAAGCATATACCTATGCCAATcatattaaagttgataaaaatatcatcaGTGATCCAAATGTGTCTGTCTCATATCAAACTGTGGGTATAATACCATTTGAAGCTGTCATATCTACATTGTCATCCTTATTTTCTGtgtctttccttttttatttgacAGGTTACCAGAGGATGAGAAGCTTGTACAGATAGTCTGAAGCTTGGTTTCCATGTCCATACATTAGCAATCCAGTCTTTTTTTCCAGATTTTAATACCAGACGGTTTGTTATGAGAGCCTGCTTCTGTTTATGTTCTGTAAATATATGTCTAAATGATATGCTCTCTATTTTATGTAATATTATAGATGATTTGGGTTAGGCTTCAAACTTAGGGTATATAAAATCatacctttctttttttttaatcctttttttggttttattttatttaaaagtaaccaaaaaaaaaaaggatagggAGGGAGAGAGATTTGTTCTGTAAAACGCAGAACTGATCTCTTGATGCTATTGGACTATTTTCAATGGCATTGGTCTTTAAATTTGTAGCTTACTATTGTTTTTTTAGTAGAATTTATACATATAGATTGATGGAATGAGTAAGATTCTAAAGTGGGGGAAAAATTTGTCCTTAGTAAATCAAAGAAgaatataaaagtttaaaatttgatGACAATCATGATTTATTTGACCAACTGATCCGACCATTGATCGGTCTAATTGATTAGAAAGTAGTTTGACCGGAATTGGAACTAGTTGAACCGATGGGGCAACCCCCACCCCATTGGAAAACCCCCTTCCTTCCACCCCcactttcttcctctttttggcTGCCCCTTTCCTCccttccaaattttttattatttatatgttttttacctcattattattattttttttactttattattttaatttaaattaatgaaaacattacaattttaaataaatttctaattttaaaataagattttgatttaaaaatacattttaaaatttcaaaattaaaattaaaattatgattttaattttaatttctaatttgaaactaatttttttattttcaaataaaattttaatttttaaatgatatatgaattattgtttttattttataattattttaaattttaataatttataaattatatatatatatatatatatgtcatcaTTGGTTTAATTGTGATTCAAATCCTGATTTGATTGAACATTGATGAAAACCTTCTAAAATttgtctttaaaaatataagagaatataaaatataaagataattattttaaatttatttatttattatattttttatattatgtggCATAGCATAAGAAAAATGCAATGAAactctctttaaaaaaaaaggttgctgaaagataataaaaatagcatttccaattttccaatcACAGAAGCAACGAAGGAAATATACAGTGGGCAAGGAATATTTCATGAACTTTGAATACATTTGTTATCGTAAAATTTTAAGATGTTATCATTATACATTATTACcctctttgagaaactaaataataataaatatattttcaccTAAATTAGTAATAACAAGAGGGTGTAATTGTGTAAATGTTACGGGAAACATCAAGAGAGAAACCTGAGATAAATTGACCTAGATTTCCACTTTTTCCGCTTACCCACAGAGAGTGAGAGGGAAAGAAAGGGAGGGGTTGGCTCGTTGAGTCCGACTCGACTCAGCCATGTTTCAACCGCACAACCAGGTGAGTCAATCTCTGTATTCCATGCTGATAAAGCGTCAATTTCTAGGGTTTCACCTACATCCCTCTCTTCTTCTTTAAGGCTTCAACtccagaaaaacaaaaacaaaaataaaaaagtgggtATGTGTTGTTTGTTTATAAACcgatgtgaaaaaaaaaaaaaaaatcttctataaaatgattttttgtttgGGTAATTTTCAGTTTTCCTCGGTTTTCTTGACGACCAAACAGAGGGTAGGTGTCGAGCTTGTATAAGCCGTTTTTGAATTTTGGGTTTTCTGCTTCCCAATGTGGCCTTGTATGGGTTTGAGAATCATGAAACACACTCTTCCGGAGTTATTGGGGTTGGGGATTTTGGAATTGGAGAATAGAGGGTATGTTGCAAAATTCGCTGGAACTAAACAGTGGGCGAGTTGCAATTTTACTGTGaaacttctttcctttttttgttttttttcccctctacCCCCCAGCAGAAGTAGTCTTAAATTGCCCAAATTTCAGTGAACCCACTATTCGGAAGCTTTTAGAAATGGGATTTGATCATCAACAAACAAAGTTCACGTTGCAATTTTCGATGCAACCAAACAGAGCGTAGGCCTCTGTTTTTTTGTAGCCTTCAAATTAAATTTGACTGGACCCAATATTCAAAAGTTTTTGAAGTTGAGAATTTAAGCATTTGCAAGAGAAGGCTTGAAGGAATTATCTCTGAATCCAAACAGAGGGTAAGTGTCACTTTTTCCAGAAGTCTTTTCCATAGTACCAAATGCAAACTTCAATTTTGGTTAAATATTAGTAAGCTCCCTATTCTAAAGTCCTTTAGTTTAATGACTGAATTCCATTGGTAGCAAACAAAGAGCAATGTGTAATTTTCTTTGAATCCAAACAGACTAATTTATTGGTTTCTCTAAAGCCTTTTGCCATTATTTTCTGCTTCCCTATATCAAATGTAGCCTTAATTTGCTTAAATTTCAACAGCATATGTTCTTGAAATTGGGAATTTCAGCATTATCTTTATGTGTATGAGTGGTCTGTTTTGGTGGTGGAAGCATTATaagaaataaaggaaaagaagcTTTCACTCTTTTGCATGAGCTATGATATAGTCGGTGTGCCTTCATCAGAGTCTTTGCTTTCAAATGATATCTGAAAAATACACAATGATCCCTTCCTTCACAGCTTTCAATTCAAACAAAGCCATTAGCTATTCAAGAGCCATCAGCATTGATGCATGTGGATCCAAATAATTCTTTTGGAGCTGCAAGAGATGAGATGCACAATGGAGGGCTTTCTAAGGCAGAATCTGCTGTCAACAATTCCAAGGTTGTGGGAAATTATCACAGAGTTGCTTCAATTTTGCCTTACCATTCTtgtaattatgaaaaaataataataataataataatgtatgtcttgtattttattctaattttggTGATGACAAAGAGGTAGACTTTCCAATTCTGTTGTAGCGTCACGGTCTATGCAACATAGTTTACAATACTGCTTAGGGTAATTGGATTAACTCTCGATTGTCTTAAAACCATGCAGAAACTTCAGGATGAGCTACAAACTCTGGGGTTCAAAATCAAACAGCATgaggataatataaaatatctgAAGACTCAAAAGGATAATCTGGATGGCTCCATTCTTGACTTGCAAGGTATAAAACACTTCTTGATGATATCCTGTTATCAATCAAAATTACTTCATTTTAAACATTGCAAAATTTAGCAAATATTGAACTTGATAATTCAGGTGTTGTTTGGATGCAttctctgttttttattttgaaaaacaataaataatagTAACTCCTATATGAAATGCAAAAGTCTTAGAAGACTCACcttaaaatgataatgatttctacaaactatttaaaaacaaaattgaggtattaaaattttttttacaacatcCCAACAACaccttagattttatttttttatttttttattttttaaaacctgcAGATAAGTTTAAGATCCTCCATGCACTTTGTATTGTTCACCTTAAAAATGCACTTTGTAATTGCTGTCATACTTTTATCCACTAACAACTTTCATCACAGTTACCCTTGGCAAGTATTGTTCATCTAGTATACCAACCATGGAAAATGAGGCCCTTTCGAAGTCCCGAAGTGAAAATGAAACTGTTGAACAGATACTGAAGTATGAAAAATCAGCAGCTGCCATCTTATGCCAGCTGAAAATTCGTCATGGAAGTCAGGCTTCACATCTTACATTGGCTAAGGATGTGCTCGGTATTGTTGCCACACTTGGAAAAGTAGATGATGAAAACCTTAGTAGGTCAGTTTGTCTTGCTTTTCATTATTTTGCCaggttttttaaatttgtacCTTAGACTTGAACTCATAAAAAGCtggattcaattatttttagcaGGGTTTTGGTGTGGCCAAAGCCAATAGTTATAATGTGTCATATTTATTGTGTTAATGACATATATTTCAGTGATTCTGCCTCTGATCATCTGGAAAATTGTTATCTTCATCATTGACTTCTGCTGTACGTgagtttgtgtgtgtgtttgtggaCTTGGCTTTTAGATGCTAGACAATGCCCACTGGTTGAGAGTTTCAAATAATTGAGATGCTTTGCTAATAACTAATTTTTGTTGATGGGGAAAGTTTTGAGATTTTCATGTTAATTGTAATTTGTGTGTAATTCTAACTGTTAGTAATGTCAGACTATGTTTGACATATTGCTATTGTTATAACTCTAAAACCAGGCTTTTCTCGGAGTACTTAGGACTGGAGACTATGATGGCAATTGTCTGCAAGACTTATGAAGGCGTTAAAACTTTGGAAACATATGACTTTGAAGGTGGCATAAACAAACATTCTGGTCTGCATGGGCTTGGATCTTCTATCGGAAGACATTTGGATGGCCGATTTCGCATCATCTGTCTTGAACATTTAAGGCATGAACTCATATACTGCATTTGGGCAACATGGAGTtgtagtttgtaattttctgaaCACAttttcccccccttttttttcgCACAGACCATATGCTGGGGATTTTGTTGCTGATGACACACAAAGGAGGCTTGATCTTCTAAAGCCAAGATTACCCAACGGAGAGTGTCCACCTGGCTTTCTTGGCTTTGCAGTGAATATGATCAATGTGGATAGTGCAAACATACTTTGTTTAACATCCAGTGGTTGTGGCCTCAGAGAGACTCTATTCTATAATCTATTCTCTCGTCTTCAAGTGTATAGAACAAGAGCAGAAATGTTACTTGCTCTTCCTTGTATTACCGATGGGGCACTTTCTTTAGATGGTGGAATGATCAAAACTGCAGGTGTATTTTCTTTGGGCAGTCGGTAAGAAGCTCAGCCAATTTCagtaattaaaagaaaatttgcttTCTATTTCATGTTATGATCAAtcgatttttatttcattatcttAAAAAACCAATTCTGGCAAGAACTTGgtcattgtttttgtttttcttgtggTGGAAAATGCCTTTGGAAATAGGGTTCGCTCTGAATTGTAGTGCATCATCAATGAAGCTGGTTGACTTATAGAAATGTGGCAATTTGCCAGCATTTTGTTTGGCCTACTGAAACTTGATTTGCCATCAGCTACTTAAGCTCATGATAGCATCAGTGATTgtagaatatatttattttttatggtgaaAGTACCAACGGTGTCACAAAATAAATTCTCTAAATATTCACCCCCTTTTTATAACTTTGCTTAATGTGAATGACATCGATTTCTTAGCTACTTGTACAACACTAGAGGCTGATTCCTTGTTTCTCTTATTGTATAAAGACAATAGCAGTGTCAAAAATGCTACATTTTAAATAACTTGTCACCTTGCTGAGTCTTCTTCTGCCATGAGAATCAGGGAGAGCTGATTTCTCTTGTCCTTTTTTGCTGGTATGTTGTCACATGTTTGCAATTCATAGGTTAGAACCTTTGTTCCCTTGCATGCATAtttgaactattttttatattctgtTGTCGGTAGTGTATAATTATTATGCAACTGCTTTATTTTTCCTCAGATGTATTAGTTATCATCGGTCAATAACAATTTGTATTTCCTTTGATTTGCATCGGATTTAAGGGAAGATGTAGAAGTGAGATTCCCAAAAAGCTCTGGATCAAATCTTCCTCTGGAGTACTTTGAAACTGAGAAGGAGCTGACAGAGGTGAACTGGAAAAGGGAAAAGGTTGAGGAAGATATTCAGAGAGAACAATCACTTCTGAACCATATAAATTACACCTTCAGAATCAAGAAGCAGGCATTCATCAAGTACCTGGCTGATAGCTCACCATATGGGATTCAGGTAATTTCTTATTTCTTGTTCACTTTCCAAGGTATCTTCATTTTAAATTCTGAAACATAATCTCCATGTTATGGGCAGCAACAAATTCCAGGAGAGCGGGAGAGACTGACCCAAAGATGATAATCAGATCGAGGAACTGAGCCAGTGGAGGGGATAGAGAAGCTTCTGAGGTTCAACTTTTGGCTAGGGTACTTGTACTGGTTTTCTGGGCATCAATGAAGGTAAAGCTCCGGGGAAAAGGTGAGAAGGATGGGTTTGTTGTATAGAGAAAAGATGTTAGTTGTTCCCCAGAATCAGTATTCCTGAGAAGCAGG contains these protein-coding regions:
- the LOC100257134 gene encoding protein DEFECTIVE IN MERISTEM SILENCING 3 isoform X2, which gives rise to MFQPHNQLSIQTKPLAIQEPSALMHVDPNNSFGAARDEMHNGGLSKAESAVNNSKKLQDELQTLGFKIKQHEDNIKYLKTQKDNLDGSILDLQVTLGKYCSSSIPTMENEALSKSRSENETVEQILKYEKSAAAILCQLKIRHGSQASHLTLAKDVLGIVATLGKVDDENLSRLFSEYLGLETMMAIVCKTYEGVKTLETYDFEGGINKHSGLHGLGSSIGRHLDGRFRIICLEHLRPYAGDFVADDTQRRLDLLKPRLPNGECPPGFLGFAVNMINVDSANILCLTSSGCGLRETLFYNLFSRLQVYRTRAEMLLALPCITDGALSLDGGMIKTAGVFSLGSREDVEVRFPKSSGSNLPLEYFETEKELTEVNWKREKVEEDIQREQSLLNHINYTFRIKKQAFIKYLADSSPYGIQESGRD
- the LOC100257134 gene encoding protein DEFECTIVE IN MERISTEM SILENCING 3 isoform X1, encoding MFQPHNQLSIQTKPLAIQEPSALMHVDPNNSFGAARDEMHNGGLSKAESAVNNSKKLQDELQTLGFKIKQHEDNIKYLKTQKDNLDGSILDLQVTLGKYCSSSIPTMENEALSKSRSENETVEQILKYEKSAAAILCQLKIRHGSQASHLTLAKDVLGIVATLGKVDDENLSRLFSEYLGLETMMAIVCKTYEGVKTLETYDFEGGINKHSGLHGLGSSIGRHLDGRFRIICLEHLRPYAGDFVADDTQRRLDLLKPRLPNGECPPGFLGFAVNMINVDSANILCLTSSGCGLRETLFYNLFSRLQVYRTRAEMLLALPCITDGALSLDGGMIKTAGVFSLGSREDVEVRFPKSSGSNLPLEYFETEKELTEVNWKREKVEEDIQREQSLLNHINYTFRIKKQAFIKYLADSSPYGIQQQIPGERERLTQR